A genome region from Glycine max cultivar Williams 82 chromosome 5, Glycine_max_v4.0, whole genome shotgun sequence includes the following:
- the LOC100804720 gene encoding uncharacterized protein, whose amino-acid sequence MAQGMASNRNRSASAQEARKVMVVADPTRESAGALQYALAHAVIEQDELILLHVENPSSWRHTISTFLKMPSLGSSTTASLDLGGGGAAADGEGFDFLEEMKHACRVSQPKMKVRVMKVETDGRDKASTILSQSKTHGVDVVVIGQKRNITSALLGYKRPAGGSMKGVKAIDTAEYLIQNSSCTCVSVQRKGQNGGFVLNSKTHRNFWLLA is encoded by the exons ATGGCGCAAGGCATGGCGAGTAACCGCAACCGGAGCGCGAGCGCGCAAGAAGCCCGCAAGGTGATGGTGGTGGCGGACCCGACGCGGGAATCGGCGGGCGCGTTGCAGTACGCGCTGGCGCATGCGGTGATCGAGCAAGACGAGCTGATTCTGCTGCACGTTGAGAACCCTAGCTCGTGGCGCCACACCATTTCGACGTTCCTGAAGATGCCGTCGTTGGGAAGCTCAACCACTGCGTCGCTGGACCTTGGAGGAGGGGGAGCCGCGGCGGATGGAGAAGGGTTCGATTTTCTGGAGGAGATGAAGCATGCATGCAGGGTTTCTCAGCCGAAAATGAAGGTGCGTGTGATGAAGGTGGAGACCGATGGAAGAGACAAGGCTAGCACTATTCTTTCTCAGAGCAAAACGCATGGGGTTGATGTCGTAGTTATAGGCCAGAAGCGCAATATTACTTCGGCGTTATTAGG ATATAAGCGACCTGCAGGTGGATCTATGAAAGGGGTGAAAGCGATAGACACTGCAGAGTATTTGATTCAAAACAGTTCGTGCACCTGTGTTAGTGTACAGAGAAAAGGCCAAAATGGAGGCTTTGTTCTCAACTCCAAAACCCACAGAAATTTCTGGCTCTTAGCCTAA